One stretch of Candidatus Eisenbacteria bacterium DNA includes these proteins:
- the mce gene encoding methylmalonyl-CoA epimerase: MLGLAHIGLAVTSIEAASARWKKLGFRVTGTEMLESMHVKIVFMESGGSTIELLEPTKVDSPIGRFLAKRGEGIHHVAFHVPDLEAALSAAGAQGLELIDRTPRDGSHGMKIAFLHPRSMGGVLVELCERT, translated from the coding sequence ATCCTGGGTCTCGCGCATATCGGCTTGGCCGTGACCTCTATCGAGGCCGCGTCCGCGCGTTGGAAGAAGCTGGGCTTCCGGGTGACCGGCACCGAGATGCTCGAGTCGATGCACGTGAAGATCGTATTCATGGAATCGGGCGGATCCACGATCGAGCTGCTCGAGCCGACCAAGGTCGATTCCCCGATCGGGCGATTCCTGGCGAAGCGGGGCGAAGGGATCCACCACGTCGCATTCCACGTCCCCGATCTCGAGGCAGCGCTGTCGGCGGCCGGGGCTCAGGGCCTCGAGCTGATCGATCGCACTCCCCGCGATGGAAGCCACGGAATGAAGATCGCGTTTCTGCATCCCCGCTCGATGGGCGGGGTTCTGGTCGAGCTCTGCGAACGGACGTGA